A DNA window from Kitasatospora atroaurantiaca contains the following coding sequences:
- a CDS encoding SCO5389 family protein, whose protein sequence is MSLDVSPALLEKAERGEVDEREFVDCVRTSLPYAWELISSLVAQVKVDGTDFADNQVPPPSEQARGQLLRAMASDAIRGALQRHFGVQLAFQNCHRVAVFAPTEEAAERYQRFTSVRAQLLNQSAELRDC, encoded by the coding sequence ATGTCGCTCGACGTCTCACCGGCCCTGCTGGAGAAGGCCGAGAGAGGAGAGGTCGACGAGAGGGAGTTCGTCGACTGCGTCCGCACCTCCCTGCCGTACGCCTGGGAGCTGATCAGCTCGCTGGTCGCCCAGGTGAAGGTCGACGGCACCGATTTCGCCGACAATCAGGTACCGCCGCCCAGCGAGCAGGCCCGCGGCCAGCTGCTGCGCGCGATGGCCAGCGACGCGATCCGGGGGGCCCTGCAGCGGCACTTCGGCGTCCAGCTGGCATTCCAGAACTGCCACCGGGTCGCGGTGTTCGCGCCGACCGAGGAGGCCGCGGAGCGTTACCAGCGCTTCACGTCCGTCCGGGCCCAGCTGCTCAACCAGTCCGCCGAGCTGCGCGACTGCTGA
- a CDS encoding LLM class flavin-dependent oxidoreductase — translation MRVGAFLLSAQFPGQGHAEALERTVSAAVATERAGLDSVWLAEHHFVPYGVCPNAATLAALLLGRTRRIGVGTAVSVLSTTHPVSLGEQAAMLHLTSGGRFSLGVGRGGPWIDLDVFGTGVDAFEHGFPERLDLLLRWLRGSRVGADGPQFSFPEVAVVPRAAERPAAGPDQAEPLGSSSRRPALSDWLGLDPEPGALLRFPRQRKDGAQGAPAPSGPPVIVACTSPGGVRLAAERGLPMLLGMHSGDEDKQQMLAAYRAAWRACGRGEEQLARVEREHIAAGVAQVDDRTSQARASLLRAMPGWFEYGLGAHRTVDGRERKMRDPREYTELLCDLHAVGTPKQCADRLLATAERTGIRRFALLAEGSGERAETLHNIARLGAEVLPQLS, via the coding sequence ATCCGGGTCGGCGCGTTTCTGCTCTCCGCCCAGTTCCCCGGCCAGGGCCACGCGGAGGCACTGGAGCGCACCGTCAGCGCGGCCGTCGCCACCGAGCGCGCGGGCCTGGACAGCGTCTGGCTGGCGGAGCACCACTTCGTCCCGTACGGCGTCTGCCCCAATGCGGCGACGCTCGCAGCACTGCTGCTCGGCCGCACCCGCCGGATCGGGGTCGGCACGGCGGTGAGCGTGCTGTCGACCACGCACCCGGTGAGCCTCGGCGAGCAGGCCGCGATGCTGCACCTCACCTCGGGCGGGCGGTTCTCGCTCGGGGTCGGCCGCGGCGGTCCGTGGATCGACCTGGACGTCTTCGGCACCGGGGTGGACGCCTTCGAGCACGGCTTCCCCGAGCGCCTGGACCTGCTGCTGCGCTGGCTGCGCGGCTCGAGAGTGGGCGCCGACGGCCCCCAGTTCAGCTTTCCCGAGGTGGCCGTGGTGCCCCGCGCCGCCGAGCGGCCGGCGGCGGGCCCCGACCAGGCCGAGCCGCTCGGTTCGTCCTCCCGGCGGCCGGCCCTGTCCGACTGGCTCGGCCTGGACCCGGAACCGGGCGCGCTGCTGCGCTTCCCCCGGCAGCGCAAGGACGGCGCGCAGGGCGCACCCGCCCCGTCCGGACCGCCGGTGATCGTCGCCTGCACCTCCCCCGGCGGCGTACGGCTGGCGGCCGAGCGCGGCCTGCCGATGCTGCTCGGCATGCACTCGGGGGACGAGGACAAGCAGCAGATGCTGGCCGCGTACCGGGCCGCCTGGCGGGCCTGCGGACGCGGCGAGGAGCAGCTCGCCCGGGTCGAGCGGGAGCACATCGCCGCCGGGGTCGCCCAGGTCGACGACCGCACCTCCCAGGCGCGCGCGAGCCTGCTGCGGGCGATGCCCGGCTGGTTCGAGTACGGGCTCGGCGCGCACCGCACGGTGGACGGCCGGGAGCGCAAGATGCGCGACCCGCGCGAGTACACCGAACTGCTCTGCGACCTGCACGCCGTCGGCACACCGAAGCAGTGCGCGGACCGGCTGCTGGCCACCGCCGAGCGGACCGGCATCCGCCGCTTCGCCCTGCTCGCCGAGGGCTCCGGCGAGCGCGCGGAGACCCTGCACAACATCGCCCGGCTGGGCGCCGAGGTGCTGCCGCAGCTGAGCTGA
- a CDS encoding ATP/GTP-binding protein, with product MSPRRNQTRSWSKSAADRESPAAAPLGGSLRRTESFRGEDWVVQTVAGTAGRHYRCPGCDQEIPPGVGHVVAWPSHGAGVDDRRHWHRACWAARERRGSDIQRGRGAPRY from the coding sequence GTGTCGCCCCGACGCAACCAGACCCGGAGCTGGAGCAAGAGCGCCGCCGACCGTGAGTCCCCGGCGGCAGCGCCGCTGGGCGGTTCGCTGCGGCGCACCGAGAGCTTCCGGGGCGAGGACTGGGTGGTGCAGACGGTGGCCGGCACGGCCGGCCGCCACTACCGCTGCCCGGGCTGCGACCAGGAGATCCCGCCGGGCGTCGGGCACGTGGTCGCCTGGCCGAGCCACGGCGCCGGGGTGGACGACCGGCGGCACTGGCACCGCGCCTGCTGGGCCGCCCGCGAGCGACGGGGCTCCGACATCCAGCGGGGCCGGGGCGCACCGAGGTACTGA
- a CDS encoding ABC transporter permease subunit, whose translation MASFPAVLQSEWTKIRSVRSTIWTLALTFLVTLGLGALLSLLTNKNFQEFAGDRRTPFDATGTAFSGIILGELAIIVFGVLAIGNEYSSGMIRVSLAAVPQRGTLLTGKAVVLGALALAVSLVTAFVTFFVGQSLLGGHSTTIGSPHVLRAVFGAALYLTMLCLFAAGVTAMLHNQTLALGVLVPFFFLLSPILSAVPKVKTLARYFPDYAGSRMLLVYEQSGQPYGPWSGFFICLGWTLAALVGGALVLKNRDA comes from the coding sequence ATGGCGTCGTTCCCCGCGGTCCTGCAGTCCGAGTGGACCAAGATCCGCAGCGTCCGCTCCACGATCTGGACGCTGGCGCTGACCTTCCTGGTCACGCTCGGCCTCGGCGCGCTGCTGTCGCTGCTCACCAACAAGAACTTCCAGGAGTTCGCCGGCGACCGCAGAACCCCGTTCGACGCCACCGGAACCGCCTTCTCCGGGATCATCCTGGGCGAGCTCGCCATCATCGTCTTCGGCGTGCTGGCGATCGGCAACGAGTACAGCAGCGGGATGATCCGGGTCAGCCTGGCCGCCGTACCCCAGCGCGGCACGCTGCTCACCGGCAAGGCGGTCGTGCTCGGCGCGCTGGCACTGGCGGTCTCGCTCGTCACCGCCTTCGTCACGTTCTTCGTCGGCCAGTCGCTGCTGGGCGGCCACTCCACCACCATCGGCTCGCCGCACGTGCTGCGCGCGGTGTTCGGCGCGGCCCTGTACCTGACCATGCTCTGCCTGTTCGCGGCCGGGGTGACCGCGATGCTGCACAACCAGACCCTCGCGCTGGGCGTACTGGTGCCGTTCTTCTTCCTGCTCTCGCCGATCCTCTCGGCGGTGCCGAAGGTCAAGACCCTGGCGCGCTACTTCCCCGACTACGCGGGCTCGCGGATGCTGCTGGTGTACGAGCAGAGCGGCCAGCCGTACGGGCCCTGGAGCGGCTTCTTCATCTGCCTGGGCTGGACCCTCGCCGCGCTGGTCGGCGGGGCACTCGTCCTGAAGAACCGCGACGCCTGA
- a CDS encoding ATP-binding cassette domain-containing protein, translated as MIELHDLTKRYGDTLAVDGLSFQVPQGVVTGFLGPNGAGKSTTMRMILDLDRPTRGRVTIDGKRYGVLSEPLKYIGALLEAKAVHPGRTAYDHLLWLAQSNRIPTSRVNEVLSLVGLSSVARKRSRGFSLGMSQRLGIASALLGDPEILMFDEPVNGLDPEGILWIRNLMKGLAAEGRTVFVSSHLMSEMALTADHLVVIGKGKLLADLSMADFIKQNSRSAVRVRTPQPEQLLTALTGAGLRAEAGPDGSYEIEDGDLAHIGELAATHGITLHELSPQQASLEEAFMQMTADSVEYHAGDGEGRDAAGAWGATWQPKAGEKEQN; from the coding sequence ATGATCGAGCTGCACGACCTGACCAAGCGCTACGGCGACACCCTGGCCGTCGACGGGCTGAGCTTCCAGGTGCCGCAGGGCGTGGTCACCGGCTTCCTCGGCCCGAACGGCGCCGGCAAGTCCACCACCATGCGCATGATCCTCGACCTCGACCGCCCCACCCGTGGCAGGGTCACCATCGACGGCAAGCGCTACGGCGTGCTCAGCGAGCCGCTCAAGTACATCGGCGCCCTGCTCGAGGCCAAGGCCGTCCACCCGGGCCGCACCGCCTACGACCACCTGCTCTGGCTGGCCCAGAGCAACCGCATCCCCACGTCCAGGGTGAACGAGGTGCTCAGCCTGGTGGGCCTCAGCTCCGTGGCGAGGAAGCGCTCCCGCGGCTTCTCCCTGGGCATGAGCCAGCGGCTGGGCATCGCCTCCGCCCTGCTCGGCGACCCCGAGATCCTGATGTTCGACGAGCCGGTCAACGGGCTCGACCCCGAGGGCATCCTGTGGATCCGCAACCTGATGAAGGGGCTGGCCGCCGAGGGCCGCACCGTCTTCGTCTCCTCCCACCTGATGAGCGAGATGGCACTGACCGCCGACCACCTGGTGGTGATCGGCAAGGGGAAGCTGCTCGCCGACCTCTCGATGGCCGACTTCATCAAGCAGAACTCGCGATCCGCCGTCCGCGTCCGCACCCCGCAGCCCGAGCAGCTGCTGACCGCCCTGACGGGGGCCGGGCTGCGCGCGGAGGCGGGCCCTGACGGCTCGTACGAGATCGAGGACGGCGACCTGGCGCACATCGGCGAGCTGGCCGCCACCCACGGCATCACGCTGCACGAACTGAGCCCGCAGCAGGCCTCGCTGGAGGAGGCGTTCATGCAGATGACGGCGGACTCGGTGGAGTACCACGCCGGCGACGGCGAGGGCAGGGACGCGGCGGGCGCGTGGGGTGCCACCTGGCAGCCCAAGGCAGGCGAGAAGGAGCAGAACTGA
- a CDS encoding alpha/beta fold hydrolase — protein MTLPAAPAVRENGTGTPLVLLHAFPLSARMWETQLELLPGPAGEEARVIAPDQRGFGGTEPGDDEPSLDVAADDVARLLDRAGIERAVLAGLSMGGYVAMAFARRHPGRLAGLLLADTKATVDTDQARANRERIAQAVLARDSVRILAEEKLEDSLLGPSTTPELVAHVRAMIAEAPPRAVAWAQRAMAARPDSLDVLAELDVPAAVIVGEADVLTPLPEAQLMADVLRDAELTVIPSVGHLSSLEAPETFNQAVRALLRRVGRP, from the coding sequence ATGACCCTCCCCGCTGCGCCGGCCGTCCGCGAGAACGGCACCGGCACCCCGCTCGTCCTGCTGCACGCCTTCCCGCTCTCCGCGAGGATGTGGGAGACCCAACTGGAGCTGCTGCCCGGCCCGGCGGGTGAGGAGGCCCGGGTGATCGCCCCCGACCAGCGCGGCTTCGGCGGCACGGAGCCGGGCGACGACGAGCCCTCCCTCGACGTGGCCGCCGACGACGTGGCGCGGCTGCTGGACCGGGCCGGCATCGAGCGCGCGGTACTCGCCGGGCTGTCGATGGGCGGGTACGTGGCGATGGCCTTCGCCCGCCGTCATCCCGGCCGGCTCGCCGGACTGCTGCTCGCCGACACCAAGGCCACGGTCGACACCGACCAGGCCCGCGCGAACCGCGAGCGGATCGCCCAGGCCGTGCTGGCCCGCGACAGCGTACGGATCCTGGCGGAGGAGAAGCTCGAGGACAGCCTCCTCGGCCCGTCCACCACGCCCGAACTGGTCGCCCACGTCCGGGCGATGATCGCCGAGGCACCGCCGCGGGCCGTCGCCTGGGCCCAGCGCGCGATGGCCGCCCGCCCCGACTCGCTCGACGTCCTGGCGGAGCTGGACGTCCCCGCCGCGGTCATCGTCGGCGAGGCGGACGTGCTCACGCCGCTCCCCGAGGCCCAGTTGATGGCCGACGTGCTCCGCGACGCCGAACTCACCGTCATCCCCAGCGTGGGCCACCTGAGCTCCCTGGAGGCCCCGGAGACCTTCAACCAGGCGGTGCGGGCCCTGCTCCGCCGGGTGGGGCGGCCGTAG
- a CDS encoding esterase-like activity of phytase family protein, translating into MRLSRLTSLAAATAIVTLLAPAAAAAPAPQHDGTWTYRNPTDIGNGLNLGGFSDLFPADDSGKVFWTVTDRGPNADAPADTDKIFLKPDYTPQILKIRLAEGGSLEILKRIPLRVPKGQTDPVTGTRFLTGLPPAALTAERPVDTAGKVLPNDPYGLDSEGLVRAHDGSFWVSSEYGSSILHFSKHGVLETVLVPAGSSFEAPGVRVLKILPAVEAKQKNNKGLEGLTVSADGRTLYAAQQTQLANPDAKAAKKSRVQRIFRIDIGGRTPAVTGEFTNVREADSATDGGWSTSAISWLGTDRLLVEERDAARPTAHTQLFEVDLRKATNLLGTKWDDPATTPALELDASSVTPGTKRLVFDAASAGLDNGKIEGVVLRPAGHGRVELFLVNDNDFGVDGFKDGAVVPNNAVTRVDRYTLPAGTVTFGR; encoded by the coding sequence ATGCGACTTTCCCGTCTGACCTCCCTGGCTGCCGCGACCGCGATCGTGACCCTGCTCGCCCCGGCGGCCGCCGCCGCGCCGGCTCCGCAGCACGACGGCACCTGGACGTACCGGAATCCCACCGACATCGGCAACGGCCTGAATCTCGGCGGCTTCAGCGACCTGTTCCCCGCCGACGACTCCGGCAAGGTCTTCTGGACCGTCACCGACCGCGGTCCCAACGCGGACGCCCCCGCCGACACCGACAAGATCTTCCTGAAGCCCGACTACACCCCGCAGATCCTGAAGATCCGGCTGGCCGAGGGCGGTTCCCTCGAGATCCTCAAGCGCATCCCGCTGCGCGTCCCCAAGGGGCAGACCGACCCGGTCACCGGCACCCGGTTCCTGACCGGCCTGCCGCCCGCCGCACTGACCGCCGAGCGGCCCGTGGACACCGCGGGCAAGGTGCTGCCCAACGACCCGTACGGGCTGGACAGCGAGGGCCTGGTGCGGGCGCACGACGGCTCGTTCTGGGTGAGCAGCGAGTACGGTTCGTCGATCCTGCACTTCTCGAAGCACGGCGTGCTGGAGACGGTGCTGGTCCCGGCCGGGTCCTCGTTCGAGGCGCCGGGTGTGCGGGTGCTGAAGATCCTGCCGGCCGTCGAGGCCAAGCAGAAGAACAACAAGGGCCTGGAGGGTCTCACCGTCTCGGCGGACGGCCGGACCCTCTACGCCGCCCAGCAGACGCAGCTCGCCAACCCGGACGCCAAGGCGGCCAAGAAGTCCCGCGTGCAGCGGATCTTCCGGATCGACATCGGCGGCCGTACGCCCGCCGTCACCGGCGAGTTCACCAACGTCCGGGAGGCCGACAGCGCCACCGACGGCGGCTGGAGCACCTCGGCGATCAGCTGGCTCGGCACCGACCGCCTGCTGGTCGAGGAGCGCGACGCCGCCCGTCCGACCGCCCACACCCAGCTGTTCGAGGTGGACCTGCGCAAGGCCACGAACCTGCTCGGCACCAAGTGGGACGACCCGGCCACCACCCCGGCCCTGGAGCTGGACGCCTCATCGGTCACGCCCGGCACCAAGCGCCTGGTCTTCGACGCGGCGTCGGCCGGTCTGGACAACGGCAAGATCGAGGGCGTGGTGCTCCGCCCTGCCGGGCACGGCCGGGTGGAGCTGTTCCTGGTCAACGACAACGACTTCGGCGTGGACGGCTTCAAGGACGGCGCGGTCGTCCCCAACAACGCCGTCACCAGGGTCGACCGCTACACCCTCCCCGCCGGCACGGTGACCTTCGGCCGCTGA
- a CDS encoding cellulose-binding protein — translation MSDSHSPHGFDLVRRGYERAQVDERITKLVADRDSALSRIGALEKRIEELHLETQSAQAQVTESEPSYAGLGARVEKILRLAEEEAADLRNEAHRAAEQHRELAEAASQQVRTEAENYAKDRKAKAEDEGLRIVDKAKSDSAQLRAEANKDAQTKREEADALFEDTRTKAAQAALEFETNLAKRREQSERDLAARQAKAEKRLAEIEHRAEQLRLEAEKLRTDAERRARQTVETAQRQSEDIVADANAKADRIRSESERELAALTNRRDSINAQLTNVREMLATLTGAAVAAATLPTDDALGVPAQQSR, via the coding sequence ATGAGCGACAGTCACTCCCCTCACGGCTTCGACCTGGTGCGCCGTGGGTACGAGCGTGCCCAGGTCGACGAGCGGATCACCAAGCTGGTGGCCGACCGTGACAGCGCGTTGTCCCGGATCGGTGCGCTCGAGAAGCGCATCGAGGAGCTTCACCTGGAGACTCAGAGCGCGCAGGCTCAGGTCACCGAGTCCGAGCCCTCGTACGCCGGTCTCGGCGCGCGGGTCGAGAAGATCCTCCGTCTCGCCGAGGAGGAGGCCGCCGACCTGCGCAACGAGGCGCACCGCGCGGCCGAGCAGCACCGCGAGCTGGCCGAGGCGGCCTCGCAGCAGGTCCGCACCGAGGCGGAGAACTACGCCAAGGACCGCAAGGCCAAGGCCGAGGACGAGGGTCTGCGGATCGTCGACAAGGCCAAGAGCGACAGCGCCCAGCTGCGCGCCGAGGCCAACAAGGACGCGCAGACCAAGCGCGAGGAGGCGGACGCCCTCTTCGAGGACACCCGCACCAAGGCCGCCCAGGCCGCGCTGGAGTTCGAGACCAACCTGGCCAAGCGCCGCGAGCAGTCGGAGCGTGACCTGGCGGCCCGTCAGGCCAAGGCCGAGAAGCGCCTCGCCGAGATCGAGCACCGCGCCGAGCAGCTCCGCCTGGAGGCCGAGAAGCTCCGTACGGACGCCGAGCGTCGCGCCCGCCAGACGGTGGAGACGGCCCAGCGCCAGTCCGAGGACATCGTGGCCGACGCCAACGCCAAGGCCGACCGGATCCGCAGCGAGTCCGAGCGCGAGCTGGCGGCGCTCACCAACCGCCGCGACAGCATCAACGCCCAGCTGACCAACGTGCGCGAGATGCTCGCCACGCTGACCGGCGCGGCCGTGGCCGCCGCCACCCTGCCGACGGACGACGCCCTGGGCGTCCCCGCCCAGCAGTCGCGCTAA